A genomic stretch from Hoplias malabaricus isolate fHopMal1 chromosome 4, fHopMal1.hap1, whole genome shotgun sequence includes:
- the LOC136695077 gene encoding bestrophin-3-like: MTVTYTSKVANATFFGFHRLLLRWRGSIYKLLYREFLVFALLYTILSVVYRWILTDPQKRLFEKISIYCDRYAEQIPVTFVLGFYVTLVVNRWWHQFQNLPWPDRVMILISSCVQGRDEQGRLLRRTLIRYVNLTSVLIFRSVSTAVCKRFPTIDHVVEAGFMTPEERKIFDNLKSPHLKYWIPVVWFTNLACKARKEGRIQDSVDLQTILYEVNRFRTWCSTLFGYDWVGVPLVYTQVVTLAVYTFFSTCIIGRQFLDPKQGYQGHDVDLYVPVFTLLQFFFYSGWLKVAEQLINPFGEDDDDFEPNWCIDRNLQVSLMAVDEMHMNIPHMTKDIYWNEPDVRPPYTLAAADYCIPSFLGSTTDMGLSDILQGEDIDIQLPRRQSSVLGRMRRLLSVQEPPELNIRPSFKRHSSDIASFFPFVPEHSIHPGPEESMAGQHRPNFHLHPHPMVDTLSTLREVNSTPSSPDMPMRSPSHSSIPPEVVSESHDSNDAQVPSVETTCSLGSQEFPFETDKTQKTEAGLEKLSGEELDQAECPKDPEPRKFSSRLLGDRAKKRQLSFQFSRQDTRGSMKSLPKPKGILRRKSSTMAPPRSTQLERPQATDSVEASSQEKEQKSDPES, translated from the exons ATGACCGTCACTTACACCAGTAAAGTGGCCAACGCCACCTTCTTTGGGTTCCACAGGCTTCTGCTGCGCTGGAGGGGTAGCATCTACAAACTGCTTTACCGAGAGTTCCTCGTCTTTGCTCTTCTCTACACCATCCTCAGTGTGGTGTACAG ATGGATTCTTACTGATCCTCAGAAGCGTCTCTTCGAAAAAATATCCATATACTGTGACCGTTATGCAGAACAGATCCCCGTCACCTTTGTACTTG GCTTCTATGTGACACTGGTGGTGAATCGCTGGTGGCACCAGTTCCAGAACCTGCCATGGCCGGACAGAGTCATGATCCTCATCTCTAGCTGTGTCCAGGGCCGGGATGAACAGGGCCGGCTGCTGCGGCGCACACTCATACGCTACGTCAACCTCACATCAGTGCTTATCTTCCGCTCAGTTAGTACTGCCGTCTGCAAACGCTTTCCTACAATTGACCATGTAGTGGAAGCAG GTTTCATGACTCCAGAGGAACGGAAGATCTTTGACAATCTCAAGTCTCCACATCTCAAATACTGGATCCCAGTTGTGTGGTTCACAAATTTGGCATGCAAAGCAAGGAAAGAAGGCCGGATCCAAGACAGCGTGGATCTTCAGACGATCCTCTAT GAGGTGAACAGATTCAGGACCTGGTGCTCTACTTTGTTTGGATACGACTGGGTTGGGGTTCCCTTAGTCTACACACAG GTTGTAACCTTGGCTGTGTACACATTCTTCTCAACCTGCATCATAGGCCGGCAATTTCTTGACCCCAAACAGGGCTATCAGGGTCATGATGTTGACCTCTATGTGCCAGTCTTCACCCTGCTCCAGTTCTTCTTCTATTCTGGGTGGCTTAAG GTGGCTGAGCAGCTCATAAACCCGTTtggagaagatgatgatgacttTGAGCCCAATTGGTGCATTGACAGAAACCTGCAG GTCTCACTAATGGCTGTGGATGAGATGCACATGAATATTCCTCACATGACTAAAGATATCTACTGGAATGAACCTGATGTACGGCCTCCGTACACACTTGCTGCTGCCGATTACTGCATCCCATCTTTCCTGGGCTCTACTACTGACATGGG GCTGTCTGACATACTGCAGGGTGAGGACATCGATATCCAACTGCCTCGGCGGCAGAGCTCTGTTCTAGGCCGAATGCGTCGCTTGCTGAGTGTCCAGGAGCCACCCGAACTGAACATCCGTCCGTCTTTCAAGCGCCACAGTAGTGACATTGCCAGCTTCTTCCCTTTTGTCCCTGAACACAGCATCCACCCTGGACCAGAGGAGAGTATGGCAGGCCAGCACAGGCCGAACTTTCACCTACATCCCCACCCCATGGTGGACACCCTCAGCACCCTCAGGGAGGTGAACAGCACACCTTCTTCACCTGACATGCCAATGCGCTCACCTTCTCACAGCAGTATACCTCCAGAAGTGGTCAGCGAAAGCCATGACAGCAATGATGCTCAGGTACCATCAGTGGAAACCACATGTTCTCTAGGATCCCAGGAGTTTCCATTTGAAACAGATAAGACCCAGAAGACAGAGGCTGGACTAGAGAAGCTTTCTGGTGAAGAACTGGACCAAGCAGAATGCCCTAAAGATCCAGAGCCCAGGAAATTTTCCAGCAGGTTGTTGGGTGACAGGGCAAAAAAGAGGCAGCTGTCATTTCAGTTCTCACGACAGGACACTAGAGGCTCCATGAAGAGCCTGCCCAAACCCAAAGGTATATTGAGAAGGAAAAGTTCCACCATGGCTCCGCCCAGAAGTACCCAGCTAGAGAGGCCACAAGCCACAGATTCTGTTGAAGCAAGCAGCCAGGAGAAAGAGCAGAAGAGTGATCCTGAAAGCTGA